A section of the Citrus sinensis cultivar Valencia sweet orange chromosome 8, DVS_A1.0, whole genome shotgun sequence genome encodes:
- the LOC102615258 gene encoding uncharacterized protein LOC102615258, which translates to MKVFEMSNGNTLSLSLFTEVTNSKELLDSMQAGTLEPEAAFLNASLIPDVFPVLAAAHKTLIAKSRESLTTRTPHSELVYNYSGSKHITESLKRCGIADSSNYVLAARFNASPDEMEAVGKLINGKEIDLDELESRANQAQIQKHYKISSLELGISSLADAITCRIAARDTL; encoded by the exons ATGAAAGTGTTCGAGATGAGCAATggaaatactctctctctttccctCTTCACCGAAGTCACCAACTCTAA GGAACTCTTAGATTCAATGCAAGCTGGTACACTTGAACCAGAAGCTGCTTTTCTCAATGCATCACTT ATCCCAGATGTTTTCCCTGTTCTTGCCGCTGCACATAAGACACTTATAGCCAAGTCGCGGGAATCCTTAACAACACGCACTCCGCATTCTGAGCTTGTTTACAATTACTCAGGATCAAAACAT ATTACAGAATCCTTGAAAAGATGTGGCATTGCGGACAGCTCAAATTATGTCCTTGCAGCTCGTTTCAATGCTTCTCCTGATGAG ATGGAAGCTGTGGGGAAACTCATCAATGGTAAGGAAATTGATCTGGATGAGCTGGAATCGAGAGCGAATCAAGCCCAGATACAAAAG cACTACAAAATTTCCAGCCTGGAACTAGGCATATCCTCGCTTGCGGATGCTATTACATGTCGGATTGCTGCACGCGACACCTTGTGA
- the LOC102624439 gene encoding putative leucine-rich repeat receptor-like serine/threonine-protein kinase At2g14440 encodes MSLVIIFLLWFFSSPFVALSQPTTSPQDFLLSCGDTVGLTTGRLKFLPDKDFQFLGNTTTLKQPGLLPILSTLRFFTELQARKYCYVFNVTQGDKYLVRTTYYYGGFDGGTQPPVFDQIIGGTKWSIVDTAEDFANGLSSYYEVVVAAVGNSLSVCLARNNDTTSHPFISAIELSKLDDSLYNTTDLNKFALSSIARSSFGDDARISFPDDLFNRKWNSFKDLNPVEENKNKVNPEDFWNKPPAKAFLSSITTTKGKPLQIQWPPGPLPNSRYYIALYFQENRAPSPESWRVFNVSVNGNTFFKDLNVTTNGVAVYGNEWPLSGQTNITMTPRNDMPVGPIISAGEIFQLLPLAGTTFPRDVAAMEELAKHFKNPPIDWNGDPCLPWENSWTGVTCTKSKHTRVVSIDLKGFEITGTLPESIGNLTALKHLRLGGNKLWGQIPEMKTLTALETLHLENNQFEGWIPQTLSQLPILREIFLQNNNLDGQIPDGLWKPGLNIQVSPGNRLTQPA; translated from the exons atgtCTCTTGTGATCATCTTCCTCCTATGGTTCTTTAGCAGCCCTTTCGTTGCCCTTTCTCAACCTACAACTTCACCTCAAG ATTTCCTGTTAAGCTGCGGTGACACGGTCGGGCTAACAACGGGGAGGCTGAAATTTCTTCCTGATAAGGATTTCCAATTTCTTGGAAACACAACAACTTTGAAACAACCAGGCTTATTGCCCATATTATCAACACTTAGATTTTTCACAGAATTACAAGCCAGAAAATACTGCTATGTGTTTAACGTGACCCAAGGGGACAAATATTTAGTGAGAACAACTTATTATTATGGGGGTTTTGATGGAGGGACTCAGCCTCCTGTATTTGACCAGATTATTGGAGGGACTAAATGGAGCATTGTTGATACCGCGGAGGATTTTGCTAATGGGTTAAGCTCGTATTATGAGGTTGTTGTGGCAGCCGTAGGAAATAGCCTAAGTGTGTGCCTTGCAAGGAATAATGACACGACTTCTCATCCGTTTATCTCAGCTATTGAACTGTCAAAGCTTGATGATTCTTTGTATAATACCACCGACTTGAATAAGTTTGCACTTAGTAGTATTGCAAGGAGTAGCTTTGGAGATGATGCCCGTATTAG CTTTCCAGATGATTTATTCAACCGGAAGTGGAATTCATTTAAGGATTTGAACCCCGTTGAGGAGAACAAGAACAAAGTGAACCCTGAAGATTTTTGGAACAAACCGCCAGCAAAAGCGTTCTTGTCATCAATCACTACAACCAAGGGAAAGCCACTCCAAATCCAGTGGCCACCAGGGCCACTTCCTAATAGCAGATACTACATTGCACTCTATTTCCAGGAAAATAGAGCCCCGAGCCCTGAGAGCTGGAGAGTCTTCAATGTTTCTGTAAATGGGAATACTTTCTTCAAGGATCTTAATGTCACAACCAACGGGGTCGCTGTTTATGGAAACGAATGGCCGCTGTCGGGGCAGACAAACATCACCATGACTCCCAGAAATGACATGCCTGTTGGACCTATAATCAGTGCTGGTGAAATTTTTCAGCTTCTGCCTCTTGCTGGAACGACTTTCCCTAGAGACG TTGCGGCAATGGAAGAATTggcaaaacattttaaaaatccaCCTATTGATTGGAATGGAGATCCATGCCTGCCTTGGGAGAACTCGTGGACTGGAGTTACATGCACTAAGAGTAAACATACAAGAGTTGTCTCGAT TGATCTTAAAGGCTTTGAGATAACAGGGACTCTACCTGAAAGCATAGGCAATTTAACTGCACTCAAGCATCT TCGGCTAGGAGGGAACAAGCTCTGGGGTCAAATTCCCGAAATGAAAACATTGACCGCTCTAGAAACTCT ACATTTGGAGAACAATCAGTTTGAAGGATGGATCCCTCAAACGTTGAGCCAACTTCCCATACTTCGTGAGAT ATTCCTTCAGAACAACAATCTTGATGGACAAATCCCTGATGGCCTGTGGAAACCTGGATTGAATATTCA GGTGTCTCCTGGAAATCGTCTAACACAACCTGCATAA